The Phycisphaerae bacterium genome includes a window with the following:
- a CDS encoding phosphocholine cytidylyltransferase family protein has translation MKAIILAAGAGRRLGAIVPKCLLDVGGMSIIHRQLAAFSTEGIKEYVVVVGYQQDRVREHLAGQPGRFVFVVNEQYASTNTVYSLYLAASYLTETCWYANADVVFDRRLIRRLAEDSSAAALAVQTHSCGEEEVKVIVREGLVVRIGKTIPPAEAAGEFLGVARLSGNVAAALSRTLTELVEQQSVIADYFERGLDRLCSEFAIKAIDVTDLPCHEIDFPVDLEKARREIAPRLEE, from the coding sequence ATGAAAGCGATTATTCTTGCCGCCGGTGCAGGTCGTCGCCTGGGTGCAATCGTGCCCAAGTGCCTGCTGGACGTCGGCGGAATGAGCATCATTCATCGGCAGCTTGCCGCGTTCTCGACTGAAGGCATCAAGGAATACGTGGTCGTGGTTGGTTACCAGCAGGATCGCGTGCGTGAACATCTGGCCGGTCAGCCCGGCCGATTCGTCTTCGTCGTCAACGAGCAATACGCGTCGACCAATACCGTCTATTCGCTTTACCTGGCGGCGTCGTACCTGACGGAGACATGCTGGTACGCCAATGCGGACGTGGTGTTCGACCGGAGGTTGATTCGCCGGCTCGCCGAGGATTCGTCCGCCGCGGCCCTGGCCGTTCAGACACACTCGTGCGGCGAGGAGGAAGTGAAGGTCATCGTCCGCGAGGGTCTGGTCGTTCGGATCGGCAAGACGATCCCCCCGGCCGAGGCCGCCGGTGAGTTCCTGGGCGTCGCCCGGCTGAGCGGCAACGTCGCCGCCGCACTGAGCAGGACGCTTACCGAACTGGTCGAGCAGCAGAGCGTGATCGCCGACTACTTCGAGCGCGGGCTTGACCGACTGTGCAGCGAATTCGCGATCAAGGCGATCGACGTCACCGATCTGCCGTGCCACGAGATCGACTTTCCGGTCGATCTCGAGAAGGCCCGGCGCGAGATTGCACCGAGGTTGGAGGAATAG